One window from the genome of [Mycobacterium] stephanolepidis encodes:
- a CDS encoding alkylmercury lyase family protein produces the protein MAILSDEARALRGRIMTKVLTDGTVPTVAQLRSEFSLSDGELALLLRDLEGAICVARQDREHADSEMFQGEVLTAPQPPLGELVYARPFATFKNHYAVTVEGQQKWFAECAVEACAISGQFPGAEVIVDSVCRHTKQPVRLVGRDGLLVDYSPQTLRVHLGYPVREMPHRVVGWCDFNSFFASEDAVNQWRTEHPEIAGITRSPVEMARLISGSIAQGRHDYSYQPNLPLLTMARQMRQMGLTRTTRLGFRVPDSFWLPTPKMLSSWRKNGLGSFIRLRFH, from the coding sequence ATGGCGATACTGAGTGATGAGGCGCGAGCGCTCCGAGGGCGCATCATGACGAAGGTGCTGACCGACGGAACCGTGCCGACGGTTGCGCAACTACGCAGCGAGTTCTCGCTGTCGGACGGGGAGCTCGCTCTGCTCCTGCGTGACCTGGAGGGCGCGATCTGTGTGGCCCGCCAGGACCGGGAGCATGCGGACAGCGAGATGTTCCAGGGTGAAGTGCTCACTGCGCCGCAGCCGCCACTGGGCGAGCTGGTCTACGCGCGCCCGTTCGCGACCTTCAAGAACCACTACGCGGTTACCGTTGAAGGCCAGCAGAAGTGGTTCGCCGAATGTGCTGTCGAGGCATGCGCGATATCAGGACAGTTCCCCGGCGCGGAGGTGATCGTGGACTCGGTGTGCCGGCACACCAAGCAGCCGGTACGCCTCGTCGGGCGGGATGGCCTGCTGGTGGACTACTCACCCCAGACGCTGCGGGTACACCTCGGGTATCCGGTTCGTGAGATGCCTCATCGGGTCGTCGGCTGGTGCGATTTCAACAGTTTCTTCGCATCGGAAGACGCCGTGAATCAGTGGAGGACAGAACATCCCGAGATCGCCGGAATCACTCGGTCGCCCGTCGAGATGGCGCGCCTGATTTCCGGTTCGATCGCGCAGGGGCGGCACGACTACTCCTACCAACCCAACCTGCCGCTGCTGACGATGGCACGACAGATGCGGCAGATGGGCCTCACCCGCACCACGCGGCTCGGGTTCCGCGTGCCCGATTCATTTTGGCTGCCGACACCGAAGATGCTGTCCAGCTGGCGAAAGAACGGTCTGGGCAGCTTCATCCGGCTGCGATTCCACTGA
- a CDS encoding SDR family NAD(P)-dependent oxidoreductase, translating to MSVRRTVQNLAQRRTLLPAPLDSLLAGPGRDVSQLTVVVTGASAGIGRQAVIQLRARGARVIGVARRADELKALADETGCEWRTCDLNDEAEIARLLEDLTDQHVDVLVNNAGRSIRRRIIDATDRLHDYQRTMALNYFAPVQLTLGLLPGMIERGRGQIVNVCTWALHANTFPRFSAYAASKSALAIFGRTLNAEQPHPGVRATNVYFPLVRTEMIAPTAEYEAAVALSAQEAGRWITRAVTHQPVEVNAAVLRALLPAIDLFSPTAADTTIASIT from the coding sequence GTGTCCGTACGCCGTACTGTCCAAAACCTTGCTCAGCGCCGCACCCTGCTGCCCGCACCACTCGATTCCCTACTGGCAGGACCGGGACGTGACGTCAGCCAACTGACAGTGGTGGTTACGGGTGCGTCTGCCGGAATCGGCCGACAGGCCGTCATCCAACTACGCGCCCGGGGAGCCCGCGTGATCGGTGTGGCCCGGCGCGCGGATGAGCTGAAGGCTCTCGCGGATGAGACCGGTTGCGAGTGGCGCACCTGCGATCTGAACGACGAGGCCGAGATCGCCCGGCTGCTGGAGGACCTCACCGATCAGCACGTGGATGTGTTGGTGAACAACGCCGGCCGTTCGATCCGCCGTCGCATCATCGACGCGACCGACCGGCTGCACGACTACCAGCGGACCATGGCGCTGAACTACTTTGCGCCCGTGCAGCTGACCCTGGGTCTATTGCCCGGAATGATCGAGCGTGGACGCGGCCAAATCGTCAATGTCTGCACATGGGCCCTCCACGCCAACACTTTTCCGCGCTTCTCCGCCTACGCGGCGTCCAAGAGCGCACTGGCGATCTTCGGCCGCACCCTCAACGCCGAACAGCCACACCCCGGTGTGCGCGCGACCAATGTGTACTTCCCGCTGGTGCGCACCGAAATGATCGCGCCCACAGCGGAATACGAGGCGGCCGTAGCGCTATCCGCACAGGAAGCCGGCCGCTGGATCACGCGCGCAGTGACTCACCAGCCGGTGGAGGTCAACGCCGCCGTGCTGCGCGCATTGCTACCGGCGATCGATTTGTTCTCCCCGACAGCAGCGGACACCACCATCGCGTCGATCACGTAG
- a CDS encoding MFS transporter, with product MSTETPATRLEADVRVVQPRAFLPVFLLAYFASAIALLAAGAVSIPLRLAELDPVHKTQVLSLTMALGGIAIIVVTPPLGHLSDTSISRFGIRRPFLVGGTLVGAVGLTTLATAPTVGGVVAGWCITQIGFAATLVVFNALLADQISVAIRARVAAVFGISTSLAPVVGSVFINVLPNDPRWWFGLPAVLALMFNGAAVLVLRDIVRTQRAPRSWQAILSSYWINPRKHQDFAWAWICRLFVTMSVLLVTVYMLYIVAGTLGLSEHEAAARYGSIIGAFLITNTITAAISAWWSDRTGRRKGIVWTSCLITAVGLVILLLFKDFHSLLLGAAVIGAGQGAYAAVDLALMTEVLPETESSGKDLGVVAMAYLLPQLLVPLLATALFGLHHTQGDFSILYLASMVLSVLGALAVLPIKSVR from the coding sequence ATGTCTACGGAAACGCCTGCTACACGCCTTGAGGCGGATGTTCGGGTTGTGCAGCCGCGCGCTTTCCTGCCGGTCTTTCTGCTGGCCTACTTCGCCTCTGCAATCGCGCTGCTTGCCGCCGGGGCGGTGAGCATCCCGCTGCGGCTGGCCGAGCTGGACCCGGTGCACAAGACGCAGGTGCTGTCGCTGACGATGGCTCTCGGGGGCATTGCGATCATCGTGGTGACGCCTCCGTTGGGTCATCTCAGTGACACCTCGATCTCGAGGTTCGGTATTCGTAGGCCGTTCCTCGTGGGTGGCACGCTTGTCGGTGCGGTGGGTCTGACGACACTGGCCACGGCACCGACGGTCGGTGGAGTGGTCGCGGGTTGGTGCATCACCCAGATCGGCTTCGCCGCGACTCTCGTGGTCTTCAACGCGCTGTTGGCAGATCAGATATCGGTCGCAATCCGGGCACGTGTGGCGGCGGTGTTCGGCATCTCGACCAGCCTTGCACCCGTGGTCGGGAGTGTGTTTATCAACGTCCTACCGAACGACCCACGGTGGTGGTTCGGCCTCCCGGCGGTACTGGCGCTGATGTTCAACGGCGCCGCCGTACTCGTTCTGCGTGACATCGTCCGTACGCAGCGGGCCCCTCGAAGCTGGCAAGCCATCCTCTCCAGCTATTGGATAAATCCGAGGAAACACCAGGATTTCGCGTGGGCATGGATCTGCCGCCTTTTCGTCACGATGTCGGTGCTGCTGGTGACGGTCTACATGCTGTACATCGTGGCGGGCACCCTGGGGTTGTCGGAGCATGAGGCAGCCGCCAGGTACGGCAGCATCATCGGTGCCTTCCTGATCACCAATACGATCACCGCAGCGATATCGGCGTGGTGGTCAGATCGCACCGGGCGGCGCAAGGGCATCGTCTGGACCTCATGCCTGATCACCGCGGTCGGCTTGGTGATCTTGCTGTTGTTCAAAGACTTTCATTCCCTGCTGCTCGGCGCGGCTGTGATCGGAGCAGGGCAGGGCGCCTACGCCGCAGTGGATTTGGCGCTGATGACGGAGGTGCTCCCCGAGACGGAGTCGTCGGGGAAGGACCTTGGCGTGGTGGCCATGGCGTACCTGTTGCCGCAGTTGCTTGTGCCCCTGTTGGCAACAGCGCTATTCGGGCTACATCACACCCAAGGGGACTTCAGCATCCTGTATCTGGCGTCCATGGTGCTGTCGGTCCTCGGTGCGCTGGCAGTGCTTCCGATCAAATCCGTACGGTAG
- a CDS encoding amidohydrolase family protein has protein sequence MARIDTHHHCIPALYRKALQTAGIDEAGGRALPDWSPEASLETMNALDIATAILSVSTPGTTFMSSAPDAAALARDLNDYTASVVDGQPERFGFFATVPMPHIDASVAETVRALDVLRADGVVLLANNDGVYLGQDGQDDLFAALDARSAAVFIHPADLPGPAVTGVLPFAADFLLDTTRAAYLLVRNGIRRKYPHIKFILSHAGGFVPYASHRMAVAITSDTGASPADNLDDFASFYFDTALSSSPAALPSLLAFAEPGHVLFGSDWPFAPLAASQLFAAGLENYPLDDSARAAIDHANALTLFPHLGTAPAPPTRSLADNARDLARRTVMRGVARLMASR, from the coding sequence ATGGCACGCATCGACACCCACCACCACTGCATCCCGGCCCTGTATCGCAAGGCCTTACAAACCGCCGGAATCGATGAGGCCGGAGGAAGGGCACTACCGGACTGGAGCCCGGAGGCATCCCTGGAAACCATGAATGCCCTGGACATCGCCACCGCAATCCTGTCGGTATCGACACCGGGCACTACCTTCATGTCGTCCGCCCCCGATGCCGCGGCACTGGCCCGCGACCTCAACGACTACACCGCGTCCGTCGTCGACGGCCAACCGGAGCGGTTCGGCTTTTTCGCTACCGTCCCGATGCCCCATATCGATGCGTCCGTCGCGGAAACCGTTCGGGCACTGGATGTCTTGCGTGCAGATGGCGTGGTCCTGCTGGCCAACAACGACGGCGTCTACCTCGGCCAGGACGGACAGGACGATCTGTTCGCCGCTCTGGACGCCCGCTCAGCGGCGGTCTTCATCCATCCCGCCGATCTGCCCGGACCGGCCGTAACCGGGGTGCTGCCCTTTGCCGCCGACTTCCTTCTCGATACCACCCGTGCCGCATACCTTTTGGTTCGCAACGGAATCCGCCGCAAATACCCGCACATCAAATTCATCCTCAGTCACGCGGGTGGCTTCGTGCCATACGCCAGCCACCGCATGGCCGTCGCCATCACCAGCGACACGGGAGCCAGCCCTGCGGACAATCTGGATGACTTCGCAAGCTTCTACTTCGATACCGCACTGTCCTCCAGCCCCGCTGCACTGCCCTCGTTACTGGCATTCGCCGAACCCGGTCACGTCCTGTTCGGGTCGGACTGGCCGTTCGCGCCGCTCGCAGCCTCACAGCTGTTCGCCGCCGGCCTGGAGAACTACCCGCTGGACGACTCGGCTCGCGCCGCGATCGATCATGCCAATGCCCTGACGCTCTTTCCCCACCTCGGCACGGCGCCTGCTCCCCCGACGCGGTCACTCGCGGACAACGCACGGGACCTGGCGCGTCGCACAGTGATGCGTGGCGTCGCGCGATTGATGGCTTCGCGGTGA
- a CDS encoding helix-turn-helix transcriptional regulator translates to MLDTPRYAERTTSARRLTSSTTIAAGDVELALVTENIAAPTDWSWRESHHVIVIHRYGRMRTMEFEIEHGPSGRALPNIGDVWVIPAEHQYAALAQGDTVQYCQLSIPTRAITRGTVKPAIGQRDSLTHHLVERINEVKNRDDVFALLLMESLTESLLLHLADRHTGDGAAQPPFYRGLDRATQAALIEYLDTSPDHLIGLAQLAGCCGMTVREFTRAFSATFQTTPYQFFLNRRISKAKRLLTHSALSIADIGSAIGLSNSNHFTAIFENHVGTTPPCLSRQHLNPAFER, encoded by the coding sequence ATGCTTGACACGCCCCGATACGCCGAGCGGACCACGAGTGCCCGTCGGCTGACCTCGTCCACCACGATTGCCGCGGGCGACGTCGAGCTGGCCCTTGTCACCGAAAACATTGCCGCGCCCACGGATTGGTCGTGGCGCGAATCCCATCACGTCATCGTGATTCATCGCTATGGCCGCATGCGCACCATGGAATTCGAAATCGAGCACGGGCCGTCGGGTCGCGCGCTGCCGAACATCGGTGATGTGTGGGTCATTCCCGCCGAACACCAATACGCCGCACTGGCACAGGGCGACACCGTCCAGTACTGCCAACTCTCCATCCCCACCAGGGCCATCACCCGTGGCACTGTCAAACCTGCTATCGGGCAACGTGATTCACTCACACATCACCTCGTCGAACGGATCAACGAAGTGAAGAACCGGGACGATGTCTTCGCGCTCTTGCTGATGGAATCGCTGACCGAATCGCTACTGCTCCATCTTGCCGACAGACACACCGGCGATGGCGCGGCGCAACCACCGTTCTATCGCGGCCTGGACAGAGCCACCCAAGCCGCACTGATCGAATACCTGGACACCAGCCCCGATCATCTCATCGGGCTGGCTCAGCTCGCCGGCTGCTGCGGCATGACCGTGCGCGAGTTCACCAGAGCATTCTCCGCGACGTTCCAGACCACGCCGTATCAGTTCTTCCTGAACCGGCGCATTTCCAAGGCAAAACGACTGCTGACCCACAGTGCACTGTCAATCGCTGACATCGGCTCTGCCATTGGACTTTCAAACTCCAACCACTTCACCGCCATATTCGAGAATCACGTCGGCACGACCCCCCCGTGCCTATCGCGACAACACCTGAATCCCGCGTTCGAACGGTAG
- a CDS encoding SDR family oxidoreductase, which yields MVDIPDSIETVQPYRPSDRPLAGKVAVVTGASANMGAALARTLAYDGARVVVHYRSDSKKDKAAQVVREIQDAGGEAVSYQADLVVPANCAKLVDFTFETFGRWDILVKTAGMIVRKPLADITEDEYDAVFNTNAKTVFFMMREAARRMADDGRILSFITAMVGALAPTYSAYAGSKAPVEHFSKALAKEVGGRGITVNCIAPGPLQTSFFYPAESDVNIAWLQSMSINGQIGRGDDILPVARLLVLPEGRWTTAQTIFVNGGILSTIN from the coding sequence ATGGTGGATATTCCTGATTCAATCGAGACGGTGCAGCCGTACCGTCCGTCGGACCGGCCGCTCGCCGGGAAGGTGGCAGTGGTGACGGGGGCCTCGGCGAATATGGGTGCTGCGCTTGCCCGGACGCTTGCGTACGACGGCGCGCGGGTTGTTGTGCACTACCGCAGTGATTCCAAGAAGGACAAGGCCGCACAGGTGGTGCGGGAGATCCAGGACGCCGGCGGCGAAGCGGTCAGCTATCAGGCGGATCTGGTGGTCCCGGCAAACTGCGCCAAGCTTGTGGACTTCACATTCGAGACATTCGGCCGCTGGGACATCCTCGTCAAAACCGCCGGAATGATTGTGCGAAAGCCTTTGGCGGACATCACCGAGGACGAGTATGATGCCGTGTTCAACACCAACGCCAAGACGGTGTTCTTCATGATGCGCGAGGCTGCGCGCCGGATGGCCGATGACGGTCGGATCCTGAGCTTCATCACGGCAATGGTTGGCGCGCTGGCCCCGACATACAGCGCCTATGCCGGGTCGAAGGCTCCCGTCGAGCACTTCAGCAAGGCGTTGGCCAAGGAGGTGGGTGGTCGCGGGATCACCGTGAACTGCATTGCGCCGGGCCCGCTGCAGACGAGCTTCTTCTATCCCGCGGAGTCCGACGTGAACATCGCCTGGCTGCAGTCGATGAGTATCAATGGGCAGATCGGCCGGGGTGACGACATATTGCCGGTCGCCAGGCTATTGGTTCTTCCGGAGGGTCGCTGGACCACCGCCCAGACCATCTTTGTCAACGGCGGCATTCTCTCCACCATCAACTAG
- a CDS encoding LLM class F420-dependent oxidoreductase, whose protein sequence is MRFDIKTANHHTRWPDILAVWKEADSIEIFHTAWLFDHFYPIASPSEHEPDLDGPCLEGWTLLAALARETTRLRMGTLVTGIHYRHPAVLANMAATVDIISGGRLELGLGAGWNEDESNAYGIDLGSLSQRFDRFEEACEVIVGLLSQRLTDFSGKYYTITGAYCEPKGPQWSYPPILIGGNGEKRTLPLVARFAQHWNFPNGTPEEFARKRDILHARCADIGRDPSEIVTSAHIWLKSGSRDDISRLVEEIAAFQSVGLEAAVIYLPLPLDPRVLTPLAVELGALA, encoded by the coding sequence ATACGTTTCGATATCAAGACCGCCAATCATCACACGCGATGGCCGGACATTCTTGCCGTGTGGAAGGAAGCCGACAGCATCGAAATTTTCCATACTGCATGGCTTTTCGATCACTTCTATCCCATCGCCTCACCATCGGAACACGAGCCGGATCTGGATGGCCCATGCCTGGAAGGATGGACACTGTTGGCAGCCCTGGCGCGGGAGACGACTCGCCTGCGGATGGGAACATTGGTCACGGGCATCCACTACCGCCACCCGGCGGTGCTGGCGAATATGGCCGCGACGGTCGACATCATATCCGGCGGGCGGCTCGAGCTAGGTCTCGGAGCGGGCTGGAATGAAGACGAATCCAATGCTTACGGTATCGATCTCGGCTCGCTAAGTCAGCGTTTCGACCGGTTCGAAGAGGCCTGTGAGGTGATCGTCGGGCTGCTGTCGCAGCGTCTCACCGACTTTTCCGGGAAGTATTACACGATCACCGGCGCGTACTGCGAGCCCAAGGGACCCCAATGGTCTTATCCACCAATACTTATCGGTGGCAATGGAGAGAAACGTACGCTGCCCCTGGTAGCCCGGTTCGCTCAACACTGGAACTTCCCCAACGGCACCCCAGAGGAATTCGCACGTAAGCGCGACATCCTGCACGCTCGATGCGCCGATATCGGCCGTGATCCGTCAGAGATCGTCACCTCCGCACACATCTGGCTCAAATCGGGTTCGCGTGACGACATCTCACGTCTGGTAGAGGAGATCGCGGCGTTCCAGAGCGTGGGCCTTGAGGCCGCTGTTATCTACCTGCCCTTACCGCTGGATCCCCGGGTGCTCACACCGTTGGCGGTAGAACTCGGCGCGCTCGCCTAG
- a CDS encoding LysR family transcriptional regulator has translation MASRSTEKGDDPIDLRRLQQFLSVAEYASFSRAAGQLRLTQQAISQSMANLEKQLGAKMFDRSGRHIELTPAGEVLRDGSVVLLAAAQTLVRQVQNTASDVPRPFVVAHTPAITAEEVHQLLVPVRSALPDISITALQMFPSALEPAIICGSADIALRRGISTPKNLASRVIGYHALRVAVPRDHPLAERDSVALRDLRNERIIVWAPPGFSNYTDYILSTCRSAGFEPAFTINRVQGTPPVTAVLDNDGVAFVTAPTGPCLAGQVVVVEITDPPQAPIQAIWLPHTQSAVRDALTHT, from the coding sequence ATGGCTTCTCGGTCAACGGAAAAAGGCGACGATCCGATCGATCTCCGGCGTCTCCAGCAATTCCTTTCCGTGGCGGAGTACGCGAGCTTCTCCCGGGCGGCCGGGCAACTCAGACTGACGCAACAGGCCATCAGCCAGTCGATGGCGAACCTCGAAAAGCAGCTCGGCGCGAAGATGTTCGACCGTAGTGGCCGCCATATCGAGTTGACCCCGGCCGGGGAGGTTCTGCGCGATGGATCCGTCGTACTGCTGGCGGCCGCGCAGACGTTGGTGCGCCAGGTACAGAACACCGCATCCGATGTACCCCGGCCGTTCGTGGTCGCACACACTCCGGCGATCACCGCCGAAGAAGTTCATCAGCTTCTCGTTCCCGTTCGATCCGCACTGCCGGACATATCGATCACCGCACTGCAGATGTTCCCCAGCGCCCTCGAACCCGCGATCATCTGCGGATCGGCCGACATCGCGCTGCGCCGGGGAATATCAACGCCCAAGAATCTCGCATCACGCGTGATCGGATACCACGCCCTGCGTGTCGCCGTCCCCAGAGATCACCCTCTGGCAGAACGTGATTCAGTAGCTCTACGCGATCTGCGGAATGAGCGGATCATCGTGTGGGCCCCTCCGGGATTCTCCAACTACACGGACTACATCCTGAGCACCTGTCGGTCCGCCGGCTTCGAACCCGCGTTCACCATCAACCGTGTTCAGGGGACCCCGCCGGTGACCGCGGTCCTCGACAACGACGGCGTCGCCTTCGTCACCGCCCCCACCGGCCCATGCCTGGCGGGCCAGGTGGTCGTCGTCGAAATCACCGACCCACCGCAGGCACCTATCCAGGCAATCTGGCTGCCCCACACCCAATCAGCCGTGCGGGATGCACTCACCCATACCTGA
- a CDS encoding serine hydrolase domain-containing protein, whose protein sequence is MKVSRARVCAIATVLVVLAGVPACGHATNPITAPSVEPQGPFAPVTRLVNDAVAAPRLPGAVVHIGHAGKVVFRQAFGWRKLPDEPGLDGSPAPAEPMSDDTIFDLASLTKPLATSVALLQLYEKSLVRIDEPVQTYLPDFNPDNDPRRAQVTLRMLLTHTSGIGGDLSHQGPWGVTEADKAGGVHRALTAPLALDPGKTFHYSDINFIILGVLIEKVTGESLDVYVQDSVFAPLGMSDTRYLPPAKACGPHQIIGTAVSFGKLSDANVPCPVGAWNTDLLRRIAPTARDEDAPGINPNYDNLLRGTVHDPTARRMGGAVGSAGVFSTADDVGRYSQALLDRLAGRPSLFPLKRSTLELMTTPQQPGHTTAQLEAANNASRQAIQKSANTTDPLLAPHYPAIAGQSLRGFGWDIDTELSKPRGMLFPIGSVGHSGFTGVTVWIDAASDTYVVVLANVIHQRGGPPIVGLSGDIATTAARVLHLYSN, encoded by the coding sequence GTGAAGGTGTCGCGAGCTCGGGTCTGCGCCATCGCCACAGTCCTCGTCGTCCTGGCCGGGGTGCCGGCATGCGGGCACGCAACGAATCCGATCACGGCGCCGAGCGTGGAGCCCCAAGGTCCTTTCGCACCCGTCACCCGACTCGTCAACGACGCGGTTGCAGCGCCTCGGCTCCCTGGAGCGGTGGTGCACATCGGGCACGCCGGCAAGGTCGTGTTCAGGCAGGCCTTCGGGTGGCGCAAGCTCCCCGATGAACCGGGATTGGACGGGTCGCCCGCACCTGCCGAACCGATGTCCGACGACACGATTTTCGACCTGGCCTCGCTGACCAAACCGCTCGCGACAAGTGTGGCCCTTCTTCAGCTGTACGAGAAGAGCCTGGTTCGGATCGACGAGCCCGTGCAGACATACCTGCCGGATTTCAACCCCGACAACGACCCGCGACGCGCACAGGTGACGCTTCGCATGCTGCTGACGCATACCTCGGGCATCGGAGGCGACCTGAGCCATCAGGGGCCTTGGGGAGTGACGGAGGCGGACAAGGCAGGCGGTGTACATCGGGCACTCACCGCCCCGTTGGCATTGGACCCCGGTAAGACATTCCACTACTCCGATATCAACTTCATCATCCTCGGTGTGCTCATCGAGAAAGTCACCGGCGAGTCTCTGGATGTCTACGTGCAGGACAGCGTTTTTGCGCCGCTGGGCATGTCCGACACGCGTTACCTACCCCCGGCCAAGGCATGTGGACCGCACCAAATCATCGGTACAGCAGTTTCTTTCGGCAAACTGTCGGACGCGAACGTTCCCTGCCCGGTGGGCGCCTGGAACACCGATCTGTTGAGACGCATCGCACCGACAGCTCGCGACGAGGACGCCCCGGGTATCAATCCCAACTACGACAATCTGCTTCGCGGCACCGTGCACGACCCCACCGCGCGCCGGATGGGCGGCGCGGTCGGCAGTGCGGGTGTGTTCTCGACGGCCGATGACGTCGGCCGATACTCCCAGGCACTTCTCGATCGGCTCGCCGGAAGACCGAGCCTGTTCCCGCTGAAGCGATCCACCCTGGAACTGATGACGACGCCGCAGCAGCCAGGCCACACCACCGCACAGCTCGAAGCGGCCAACAACGCCAGCCGCCAGGCCATCCAGAAGAGTGCGAACACCACCGATCCCCTACTTGCACCGCACTATCCGGCGATAGCGGGACAGAGCCTGCGCGGTTTCGGCTGGGATATCGATACGGAGCTGTCCAAGCCGCGTGGAATGCTCTTTCCCATCGGCAGCGTCGGCCACTCAGGCTTCACCGGGGTGACGGTGTGGATTGATGCAGCATCCGACACGTATGTAGTGGTCTTGGCGAACGTTATCCATCAGCGCGGCGGACCACCCATTGTGGGGCTGAGCGGCGATATCGCCACCACGGCAGCCCGGGTTCTGCATCTCTACAGCAATTAA
- a CDS encoding DUF1906 domain-containing protein: MHDSSGTHDPLRPSRSVTRRDALRYATALSALAGLGAASAAAGTPTASAAAPTLIDFAMRQIPAEDIKAAGHSGVINYVSTSRPGSFMGAKPITRPYAQALTAAGLVIVSNFQYGKPGGTAPSDFTRGFAGGVEDARTAWQLHTAAGGGQSAPVFFSVDDDINRDTWNNVALQWFKGINSVLGVQRTGIYGGVNPCQWAAADGVIGNSRSPGHVWAWQTRSWSRGQVFPGAVLYQRIVSTVSNPGPVVGGLEVDVSDALAQDVGQWNFHQ; encoded by the coding sequence ATGCACGATTCGTCGGGGACCCACGACCCTCTGCGCCCTTCACGCTCGGTGACCCGACGTGACGCGCTGCGCTACGCCACAGCACTGTCCGCACTGGCCGGGCTCGGTGCGGCATCAGCCGCTGCCGGCACACCGACGGCGTCCGCCGCCGCGCCCACATTGATCGACTTCGCCATGCGCCAGATTCCGGCAGAGGACATCAAGGCCGCCGGACACTCGGGAGTGATCAACTACGTCTCCACCTCACGTCCCGGCTCGTTCATGGGCGCCAAGCCGATCACCCGGCCGTATGCCCAGGCGCTCACGGCGGCCGGGCTGGTGATCGTCAGCAATTTCCAATACGGAAAGCCCGGCGGGACAGCGCCATCGGACTTCACGCGTGGATTCGCCGGTGGCGTCGAGGACGCTCGCACCGCCTGGCAGCTGCACACCGCGGCCGGCGGCGGCCAGAGCGCGCCGGTCTTCTTCTCCGTCGACGACGACATCAACCGCGATACCTGGAACAACGTTGCACTGCAATGGTTTAAGGGCATCAACTCGGTGCTCGGGGTGCAGCGCACCGGCATCTACGGCGGTGTCAATCCGTGTCAGTGGGCTGCCGCCGATGGTGTGATCGGCAATTCGCGCTCGCCCGGCCACGTGTGGGCCTGGCAGACCCGGTCATGGTCACGCGGCCAGGTGTTCCCCGGTGCGGTTCTCTACCAGCGCATCGTGAGTACCGTGTCCAATCCCGGCCCGGTGGTGGGCGGGCTCGAGGTCGACGTCAGCGATGCTCTGGCCCAGGATGTCGGCCAGTGGAACTTCCACCAGTGA
- the mug gene encoding G/U mismatch-specific DNA glycosylase, whose translation MSHESLRVVGQYSPDILAAGLDVIFCGINPAATAVADGHNFSNRSNRFWEVLYRAGFTDIRLRPEDERQLLTYGCGITAAVSRATPRADDIAVSEFRAARPDFEEKMRRLEPRALAFLGKRAVVSMLESPHIAFGPQPFRVAEVTTWVLPNPSGLNRRFTLDALVDAYAELRVSLTGGSSTGRHPGPEHR comes from the coding sequence GTGAGCCATGAGAGCCTACGTGTTGTGGGCCAGTACTCTCCCGATATTCTCGCCGCCGGGCTCGACGTAATTTTCTGCGGAATCAATCCTGCCGCCACCGCGGTGGCCGACGGACACAACTTCTCGAATCGGAGCAACCGTTTCTGGGAAGTGCTCTACCGGGCCGGCTTCACGGACATTCGCCTGCGCCCGGAGGACGAGCGTCAACTGCTGACGTACGGGTGCGGAATCACCGCTGCTGTCAGCCGTGCAACACCGCGCGCCGACGATATTGCGGTTAGCGAATTCCGGGCGGCGCGGCCAGATTTCGAGGAGAAGATGCGTCGCTTAGAACCCCGTGCACTGGCATTTCTTGGAAAGCGGGCAGTGGTGTCCATGCTCGAATCCCCGCACATCGCATTCGGACCACAGCCATTTCGCGTCGCGGAGGTGACGACGTGGGTGCTGCCTAATCCCAGCGGCCTCAACCGGCGGTTCACGCTCGACGCACTCGTCGACGCCTACGCCGAGCTTCGCGTGTCTCTCACTGGTGGAAGTTCCACTGGCCGACATCCTGGGCCAGAGCATCGCTGA